In Dysidea avara chromosome 3, odDysAvar1.4, whole genome shotgun sequence, a single window of DNA contains:
- the LOC136249667 gene encoding mucin-22-like — MLAVILLFVGHFCCLHVGAANTLTSVNMMESSFIILLESTLPASGYASVDVTTYQIIPSSATLMSTISEMEPVTTGDHILSTSLLTTTFRVQKTITRRTTTLQTTTVPETVTFSRQTRVIATLTTLSSAGALTSATTNSLIAGTATVLPTFVATTKSSIPTLQATTLPETMTFSGQTRVITILTSAGTLTTAVTNSLMAGTATILPTFIATTKSPLPSMLMTTEESQTNGGIVAAIVVTIFTIVIVLMGITVTILIVCLQKRRKGKKYILGTLKDGDTQGIFVNAGTTTLESGAENDTTNNKLNHSLSITTSDFSGDHIYEMTEMTRITEQPQAATNASPPSIEQLSSTSLRRQQVSSSLHGKHLRRQQRSFPHYENTHVLHRYNSVGDYEMMKPQLQKIINKRHTRALPVETVDIYSEIEHGVDKDELYIEMKPEEMPSLSSEHESQTHKVSHELVTEEDDKDETNEIYIEMETEEDKTKLPDDEKNSTSQTSDNTKGQPTIVVSEENSEKEQNSFYIKMEPEGVTDVCTPLATDKDKQVDGQTSNNQTPTQLDASNEQANIYTDMEQEGIVNLLPSSKDKRGASNDIPDQQVSPVSQEDELNKIYIEMEQDTTNLPRPELKNLASNSVLDQPVIPVNQEDTEDKIYIEMEPDDMSDTLSPKHHPPQINSDTPDDQLLSQGSEDIYITMH; from the exons ATGCTGGCGGTGATACTACTATTTGTTGGCCACTTCTGTTGCCTTCATGTTGGCGCGGCAAACACA CTTACTAGTGTCAACATGATGGAATCAAGTTTCATAATACTATTGGAGAGCACACTACCTGCTAGTGGCTATGCCAGCGTGGATGTTACTACTTATCAGATCATACCTTCGTCTGCTACTTTAATGTCAACAATATCTGAAATGGAACCAGTTACAACTGGTGACCATATCTTAAGTACTAGTTTGTTGACAACAACATTTCGTGTACAGAAAACAATAACAAGAAGGACAACAACACTACAAACAACTACTGTGCCAGAAACTGTGACATTCAGTAGACAAACAAGGGTCATTGCAACATTAACAACACTATCATCAGCAGGAGCATTAACATCAGCCACCACAAATAGTTTAATAGCAGGGACAGCAACAGTACTACCAACATTCGTGGCAACAACAAAATCATCAATACCAACACTGCAAGCAACTACTTTGCCAGAAACTATGACATTTAGTGGACAAACAAGGGTCATTACAATATTAACATCAGCAGGAACGCTAACAACAGCTGTTACAAATAGTTTAATGGCAGGGACAGCAACAATATTACCAACATTCATAGCAACAACAAAATCACCATTGCCATCAATGTTGATGACAACAGAGGAATCCCAGACAAA TGGGGGCATTGTAGCAGCTATTGTGGTCACTATCTTCACAATTGTGATAGTACTGATGGGAATAACCGTTACCATTTTAATCGTCTGCTTGCAAAAACGCAGAAAAGGAAAGAAGTACATTTTAGGTACCTTGAAAGATGGCGATACACAAGGAATATTTGTGAACGCTGGTACAACAACCTTGGAG AGTGGTGCAGAGAATGACACAACCAACAACAAGTTAAATCATTCATTATCCATTACCACAAGTGACTTCAGTGGAGATCACATTTATGAGATGACAGAAATGACACGGATAACAGAACAACCCCAAGCAGCCACCAATGCAAGTCCACCATCTATTGAACAGCTCAGTAGCACCTCATTACGTCGACAGCAAGTCTCTTCTAGCTTGCATGGCAAACATTTGCGACGACAGCAAAGAAGTTTCCCCCACTACGAGAACACACACGTGTTACATCGCTACAACAGTGTAGGAGATTATGAGATGATGAAGCCTCAATTACAGAAAATCATTAATAAGAGGCACACACGAGCACTACCTGTGGAGACAGTTGACATATACAGTGAAATAGAGCACGGTGTGGATAAAGATGAACTTTACATTGAAATGAAACCAGAGGAAATGCCAAGTTTGTCATCTGAACATGAAAGCCAAACACACAAAGTCTCACATGAACTAGTTACTGAAGAGGATGATAAAGATGAAACAAATGAGATCTATATTGAGATGGAAACAGAGGAAGACAAAACCAAATTACCTGATGATGAGAAAAATTCCACTAGCCAAACATCAGACAACACAAAAGGCCAACCAACAATAGTTGTTAGTGAAGAGAATTCTGAAAAGGAACAAAACAGTTTTTACATCAAAATGGAACCAGAAGGTGTGACTGATGTGTGTACACCATTGGCTACAGACAAAGACAAACAAGTTGATGGTCAAACATCCAACAACCAAACACCTACTCAACTTGATGCTAGTAATGAACAAGCTAACATATACACTGATATGGAACAAGAAGGTATAGTAAATCTACTACCATCATCTAAGGACAAAAGAGGTGCAAGCAATGACATACCTGATCAACAGGTTTCACCAGTTAGTCAAGAGGATGAACTAAACAAGATCTACATTGAAATGGAACAGGATACAACAAACCTGCCAAGACCTGAACTAAAAAACCTTGCAAGCAATAGTGTACTTGATCAACCAGTCATACCAGTTAACCAAGAGGATACTGAAGATAAAATCTATATTGAAATGGAGCCAGATGATATGTCAGACACATTGTCACCCAAACACCACCCTCCACAAATCAACTCTGATACACCTGACGACCAGCTGTTATCACAAGGTAGTGAAGATATCTACATCACAATGCATTAG